In Diorhabda carinulata isolate Delta chromosome 6, icDioCari1.1, whole genome shotgun sequence, a single genomic region encodes these proteins:
- the LOC130895735 gene encoding homeobox protein cut isoform X9, with protein MSQKQQINHLVEEIQRLQGCLSKLQESSMSQISLLEDQLEQKRQHVLRLENKLDSQKDYDELKREVSILRSDLANNPDGKNIELLLEKSKNLSVHDPNDKSPKREIEGVDQHPPQTPSLSTTPPNILPPLFQNVDAFGSLLGEEIVSSWRRNIEQNRITPKSPSASLDISLKCSTPVNADSTADKSTASTPQLSDQVCQSSPNENLINGNPKSPQEDNNNHHVSNNNLPLSAMCTFLKNEDSLKSPYRFDDHRPPFKFAEDLGMAPGSMVGRLGESLIPKGDPMEARLQEMLRYNIDKYATQNLDTLQIARRVRELLSIHNIGQRLFAKYVLGLSQGTVSELLSKPKPWDKLTEKGRDSYRKMHAWACDENAILLLKSLIPKKDHFSSTGKSDAGMPPYGRPENDHPDDRFVHILNNPTFQQHIKQQPLEDSHSNEDSKSPQGCSSPFSRDSSMNKRLKKYENDDISQDKVVRIYQEELAKLMGRRLDDLRGQRDGPFPGGSTLERTPEELRLVLDAYHREFAKLNHGQNSTQMPLSLLAIQQQALAHHQQQQYSNGGVQDLSIPKDKMKMANGSMDEKDEKDDLMSRHSGSAFSLVKPKIEPGTQPSTGSTASSPLGNNSILPPMTPNDDFSGSAVASPLQRMASITNSLISQPPSQPHPSNNNRPLKAVLPPITQQQFDLYNNLNTEDIVKKVKEQLSQYSISQRLFGESVLGLSQGSVSDLLARPKPWHMLTQKGREPFIRMKMFLEDENAVHKLVASQYKIAPEKLMRTGGYGGACSSIGKSMPPTNKMLSEAAGLLNKMQESQNILPPSLQLGPPQGINPQPPPPPMLLTPPGLPPHHAINIQNQDLIKKTNHSPHGVPHSPMGQQHTPLRNMHQHISPSVYEMAALTQDLDTQIITTKIKEALLANNIGQKIFGEAVLGLSQGSVSELLSKPKPWHMLSIKGREPFIRMQLWLNDAHNVDRLQALKNERREANKRRRSSGAGAHDNSSDTSSNDTSEFYHSNSPGPGPPSAKKQRVLFSEEQKEALRLAFHLDPYPNVNTIEFLATELVLSSRTITNWFHNHRMRLKQQVPHGFPSDLPPRDQTGNQQTFDPVQFKVLLNQRLIELSKERMGLSGVPLPYPPYLATNANLAALISRGLLPTGDMDLAALNNAVKEQMSGLDLSMTALKREPGDFDDDDDVESNASEDSNISGGSLRGVVKSEPKEIPSSQSRSSRRKPAAPQWVNPNWEEEKEKPNTGDEVIINGVCVMQTGDDYARRNAEETVRVEPQAVLDRYEDEQSETSSISNDNEQNEKMEDKEIDREEQTARSDVKIDDSEIKNLNQENEEERWEY; from the exons ATGTCGCAGAAGCAACAA ATCAATCATTTAGTAGAGGAAATACAAAGGCTGCAGGGATGTCTGTCGAAATTACAAGAGTCATCTATGTCACAGATAAGCTTATTAGAAGATCAATTGGAACAGAAAAGACAACACGTTTTACGATTAGAAAACAAATTGGACTCACAAAAAGACTATGACGAACTGAAAAGAGAAGTCAG TATATTACGCTCAGACTTAGCCAATAATCCCgatggaaaaaatatagaattattgttagaaaaatcgaaaaatctcAGCGTTCATGACCCGAACGATAAATCGCCGAAGAGAGAAATTGAAG GGGTTGATCAGCATCCGCCGCAAACCCCTTCCCTTTCTACAACCCCTCCGAATATCCTCCCGCcactttttcaaaatgttgaCGCGTTCGGTAGTTTATTAGGTGAAGAAATAGTTTCTTCTTGGAGAAGAAACATTGAACAAAATCGTATAACACCAAAATCACCGTCTGCTTCTTTAGATATATCGCTCAAGTGTTCGACACCGGTTAATGCTGATTCTACGGCGGACAAAAGTACGGCTTCCACTCCCCAACTTTCGGATCAAGTCTGTCAATCCTCACCTAACGAAAATCTCATAAACGGTAATCCGAAAAGTCCGCAAGAAGACAACAACAACCATCACGTTAGCAATAACAATCTCCCTTTATCGGCGATgtgtacatttttaaaaaatgaagatagTTTAAAGAGCCCTTACCGATTCGATGATCACAGACCTCCGTTTAAGTTCGCCGAAGATTTAGGTATGGCACCAGGATCTATGGTAGGAAGACTTGGAGAAAGCCTTATACCTAAGGGAGATCCGATGGAAGCTAGACTCCAAGAAATGTTGAGATACAACATCGATAAATACGCAACACAAAATTTGG atACTCTTCAGATCGCAAGAAGGGTACGCGAACTACTTTCGATTCACAATATTGGCCAAAGATTATTCGCAAAATACGTACTAGGATTGTCGCAAGGAACGGTTTCGGAGTTACTTTCGAAACCGAAACCGTGGGATAAATTAACGGAAAAAGGAAGAGACAGTTATAGGAAAATGCACGCGTGGGCATGTGACGAAAATGCCATACTCCTACTGAAATCGTTAATACCAAAGAAAG ACCATTTTTCATCAACAGGCAAATCGGATGCCGGTATGCCACCTTACGGTCGTCCCGAAAATGATCATCCCGACGACAGATTCGTACACATTTTAAATAATCCCACCTTTCAACAACATATAAAACAACAACCTCTAGAAGACAGTCACAGCAATGAAGATTCTAAATCACCTCAAGGATGTAGTAGTCCTTTTTCGAGAGATTCCAGTATGAATAAGAGactaaaaaaatacgaaaatgacGATATATCTCAAGATAAAGTCGTTCGAATTTATCAAGAAGAATTAGCTAAACTTATGGGTAGACGGTTGGATGATCTCAGAGGTCAAAGGGATGGACCTTTTCCTGG CGGCAGCACTCTAGAACGAACGCCCGAAGAACTACGTTTAGTTCTCGACGCATATCACAGAGAATTCGCCAAATTAAATCACGGCCAAAATTCCACACAGATGCCGTTAAGTCTATTGGCTATCCAACAGCAAGCACTCGCTCATCACCAGCAACAGCAATACTCCAATGGAGGGGTTCAGGATCTTTCCATTCCAAAAGACAAAATGAAAATGGCGAACGGCAGCATGgatgaaaaagatgaaaaagacGATCTAATGTCACGGCATTCGGGATCTGCATTTAGTTTAGTAAAACCAAAAATTGAACCCGGCACTCAACCGAGTACAGGATCGACGGCGTCCAGTCCGTTAGGAAATAATTCAATTCTGCCACCTATGACTCCGAACGATGATTTTTCCGGATCGGCAGTAGCATCGCCTCTACAACGAATGGCAAGCATCACGAATTCCCTCATATCACAACCACCATCCCAACCGCATCCGTCTAATAATAATAGACCTCTAAAAGCAGTATTACCACCAATAACTCAACAACAGTTTGACCTATACAATAACTTGAATACAGAAGATATTGTTAAAAAAGTCAAAGAACAATTAAGCCAATATTCGATAAGCCAGAGACTATTCGGAGAAAGCGTATTGGGATTATCGCAAGGTTCTGTTAGTGATCTTTTAGCGAGACCCAAGCCATGGCATATGTTGACGCAAAAAGGCAGGGAACCCTTTATTAGAATGAAAATGTTCTTAGAAGACGAGAACGCCGTCCACAAATTGGTAGCCAGCCAATATAAAATTGCCCCGGAGAAATTGATGAGGACAGGAGGATACGGAGGAG cTTGTTCGTCGATAGGAAAGTCTATGCCACCAACAAACAAAATGCTATCGGAAGCGGCAGGTCTCCTTAATAAAATGCAAGAATCTCAAAACATTTTACCTCCGTCTCTTCAGCTTGGACCTCCGCAAGGAATCAATCCGCAACCTCCTCCACCTCCGATGTTATTAACGCCGCCCGGTTTGCCACCACATCATGCGatcaatattcaaaatcaaGATCTCATTAAAAAAACCAATCACAGTCCGCACGGCGTTCCACATTCTCCCATGGGTCAGCAACACACACCTCTCAGAAATATGCACCAACATATTTCGCCTAGCGTTTATGAAATGGCAGCTCTTACGCAAGACCTCGATACTCAAATCATTACTACGAAAATCAAAGAAGCATTACTCGCTAATAATATTGGACAAAAG ATATTCGGCGAAGCTGTTCTTGGTTTATCACAAGGCTCCGTTAGTGAACTTCTATCGAAACCGAAGCCTTGGCATATGCTTAGTATAAAAGGCCGAGAACCCTTCATAAGAATGCAACTTTGGCTGAACGACGCTCACAACGTTGATCGACTGCAAGCTTTAAAAAATGAGAGGAGAGAAGCGAACAAAAGGAGGAGATCATCTGGAGCTGGTGCTCACGATAATAGTAGTGATACTTCTTCGAACGATACCTCAGAATTTTACCATTCGAATTCCCCCGGTCCTGGACCACCGTCCGCTAAAAAACAACGAGTTCTATTTAGCGAAGAACAAAAAGAAGCACTGAGGCTAGCCTTTCATTTAGATCCATATCCGAACGTTAATACAATTGAATTTCTAGCGACCGAACTGGTTTTGTCATCTAGAACTATCACGAATTGGTTTCACAATCACAGAATGCGTTTAAAACAGCAAGTACCGCATGGATTCCCTTCCGATTTACCTCCAAGAGATCAAACGGGCAACCAACAAACCTTCGATCCAGTACAATTCAAAGTACTATTAAACCAAAGATTAATTGAACTTTCGAAGGAAAGAATGGGCTTAAGCGGTGTTCCGTTACCTTATCCCCCTTATTTAGCAACGAACGCCAATTTAGCCGCTTTAATAAGTCGAGGACTGTTGCCTACCGGCGATATGGACTTGGCGGCTTTAAATAACGCAGTTAAAGAACAAATGAGCGGTTTAGATTTATCTATGACGGCATTGAAAAGGGAACCCGGTGATTTCGATGACGATGACGACGTCGAAAGTAACGCATCAGAAGATTCAAATATATCGGGCGGAAGTTTGCGCGGAGTAGTAAAGTCGGAACCCAAAGAAATACCCTCGAGCCAGAGCAGGTCGTCGAGACGAAAACCTGCTGCACCTCAATGGGTAAATCCGAATTGggaggaagaaaaagaaaaaccgaatacgGGAGACGAAGTCATCATTAACGGCGTCTGTGTGATGCAGACCGGCGATGACTACGCCAGGAGGAATGCGGAGGAAACCGTACGAGTGGAACCTCAAGCGGTATTGGACAGGTACGAAGACGAACAAAGCGAAACGTCTTCAATCAGCAACGATAacgaacaaaatgaaaaaatggaagACAAAGAAATCGATCGGGAAGAACAGACTGCGAGGAGTGACGTTAAGATAGACGACAGTGAAATTAAAAACCTTAATCAAGAAAACGAAGAAGAACGGTGGGAGTACTAA
- the LOC130895735 gene encoding homeobox protein cut isoform X8, producing the protein MSQKQQINHLVEEIQRLQGCLSKLQESSMSQISLLEDQLEQKRQHVLRLENKLDSQKDYDELKREVSILRSDLANNPDGKNIELLLEKSKNLSVHDPNDKSPKREIEGVDQHPPQTPSLSTTPPNILPPLFQNVDAFGSLLGEEIVSSWRRNIEQNRITPKSPSASLDISLKCSTPVNADSTADKSTASTPQLSDQVCQSSPNENLINGNPKSPQEDNNNHHVSNNNLPLSAMCTFLKNEDSLKSPYRFDDHRPPFKFAEDLGMAPGSMVGRLGESLIPKGDPMEARLQEMLRYNIDKYATQNLDTLQIARRVRELLSIHNIGQRLFAKYVLGLSQGTVSELLSKPKPWDKLTEKGRDSYRKMHAWACDENAILLLKSLIPKKDHFSSTGKSDAGMPPYGRPENDHPDDRFVHILNNPTFQQHIKQQPLEDSHSNEDSKSPQGCSSPFSRDSSMNKRLKKYENDDISQDKVVRIYQEELAKLMGRRLDDLRGQRDGPFPGLFLPHIYSGSTLERTPEELRLVLDAYHREFAKLNHGQNSTQMPLSLLAIQQQALAHHQQQQYSNGGVQDLSIPKDKMKMANGSMDEKDEKDDLMSRHSGSAFSLVKPKIEPGTQPSTGSTASSPLGNNSILPPMTPNDDFSGSAVASPLQRMASITNSLISQPPSQPHPSNNNRPLKAVLPPITQQQFDLYNNLNTEDIVKKVKEQLSQYSISQRLFGESVLGLSQGSVSDLLARPKPWHMLTQKGREPFIRMKMFLEDENAVHKLVASQYKIAPEKLMRTGGYGGACSSIGKSMPPTNKMLSEAAGLLNKMQESQNILPPSLQLGPPQGINPQPPPPPMLLTPPGLPPHHAINIQNQDLIKKTNHSPHGVPHSPMGQQHTPLRNMHQHISPSVYEMAALTQDLDTQIITTKIKEALLANNIGQKIFGEAVLGLSQGSVSELLSKPKPWHMLSIKGREPFIRMQLWLNDAHNVDRLQALKNERREANKRRRSSGAGAHDNSSDTSSNDTSEFYHSNSPGPGPPSAKKQRVLFSEEQKEALRLAFHLDPYPNVNTIEFLATELVLSSRTITNWFHNHRMRLKQQVPHGFPSDLPPRDQTGNQQTFDPVQFKVLLNQRLIELSKERMGLSGVPLPYPPYLATNANLAALISRGLLPTGDMDLAALNNAVKEQMSGLDLSMTALKREPGDFDDDDDVESNASEDSNISGGSLRGVVKSEPKEIPSSQSRSSRRKPAAPQWVNPNWEEEKEKPNTGDEVIINGVCVMQTGDDYARRNAEETVRVEPQAVLDRYEDEQSETSSISNDNEQNEKMEDKEIDREEQTARSDVKIDDSEIKNLNQENEEERWEY; encoded by the exons ATGTCGCAGAAGCAACAA ATCAATCATTTAGTAGAGGAAATACAAAGGCTGCAGGGATGTCTGTCGAAATTACAAGAGTCATCTATGTCACAGATAAGCTTATTAGAAGATCAATTGGAACAGAAAAGACAACACGTTTTACGATTAGAAAACAAATTGGACTCACAAAAAGACTATGACGAACTGAAAAGAGAAGTCAG TATATTACGCTCAGACTTAGCCAATAATCCCgatggaaaaaatatagaattattgttagaaaaatcgaaaaatctcAGCGTTCATGACCCGAACGATAAATCGCCGAAGAGAGAAATTGAAG GGGTTGATCAGCATCCGCCGCAAACCCCTTCCCTTTCTACAACCCCTCCGAATATCCTCCCGCcactttttcaaaatgttgaCGCGTTCGGTAGTTTATTAGGTGAAGAAATAGTTTCTTCTTGGAGAAGAAACATTGAACAAAATCGTATAACACCAAAATCACCGTCTGCTTCTTTAGATATATCGCTCAAGTGTTCGACACCGGTTAATGCTGATTCTACGGCGGACAAAAGTACGGCTTCCACTCCCCAACTTTCGGATCAAGTCTGTCAATCCTCACCTAACGAAAATCTCATAAACGGTAATCCGAAAAGTCCGCAAGAAGACAACAACAACCATCACGTTAGCAATAACAATCTCCCTTTATCGGCGATgtgtacatttttaaaaaatgaagatagTTTAAAGAGCCCTTACCGATTCGATGATCACAGACCTCCGTTTAAGTTCGCCGAAGATTTAGGTATGGCACCAGGATCTATGGTAGGAAGACTTGGAGAAAGCCTTATACCTAAGGGAGATCCGATGGAAGCTAGACTCCAAGAAATGTTGAGATACAACATCGATAAATACGCAACACAAAATTTGG atACTCTTCAGATCGCAAGAAGGGTACGCGAACTACTTTCGATTCACAATATTGGCCAAAGATTATTCGCAAAATACGTACTAGGATTGTCGCAAGGAACGGTTTCGGAGTTACTTTCGAAACCGAAACCGTGGGATAAATTAACGGAAAAAGGAAGAGACAGTTATAGGAAAATGCACGCGTGGGCATGTGACGAAAATGCCATACTCCTACTGAAATCGTTAATACCAAAGAAAG ACCATTTTTCATCAACAGGCAAATCGGATGCCGGTATGCCACCTTACGGTCGTCCCGAAAATGATCATCCCGACGACAGATTCGTACACATTTTAAATAATCCCACCTTTCAACAACATATAAAACAACAACCTCTAGAAGACAGTCACAGCAATGAAGATTCTAAATCACCTCAAGGATGTAGTAGTCCTTTTTCGAGAGATTCCAGTATGAATAAGAGactaaaaaaatacgaaaatgacGATATATCTCAAGATAAAGTCGTTCGAATTTATCAAGAAGAATTAGCTAAACTTATGGGTAGACGGTTGGATGATCTCAGAGGTCAAAGGGATGGACCTTTTCCTGG TTTGTTTCTTCCCCATATCTATAGCGGCAGCACTCTAGAACGAACGCCCGAAGAACTACGTTTAGTTCTCGACGCATATCACAGAGAATTCGCCAAATTAAATCACGGCCAAAATTCCACACAGATGCCGTTAAGTCTATTGGCTATCCAACAGCAAGCACTCGCTCATCACCAGCAACAGCAATACTCCAATGGAGGGGTTCAGGATCTTTCCATTCCAAAAGACAAAATGAAAATGGCGAACGGCAGCATGgatgaaaaagatgaaaaagacGATCTAATGTCACGGCATTCGGGATCTGCATTTAGTTTAGTAAAACCAAAAATTGAACCCGGCACTCAACCGAGTACAGGATCGACGGCGTCCAGTCCGTTAGGAAATAATTCAATTCTGCCACCTATGACTCCGAACGATGATTTTTCCGGATCGGCAGTAGCATCGCCTCTACAACGAATGGCAAGCATCACGAATTCCCTCATATCACAACCACCATCCCAACCGCATCCGTCTAATAATAATAGACCTCTAAAAGCAGTATTACCACCAATAACTCAACAACAGTTTGACCTATACAATAACTTGAATACAGAAGATATTGTTAAAAAAGTCAAAGAACAATTAAGCCAATATTCGATAAGCCAGAGACTATTCGGAGAAAGCGTATTGGGATTATCGCAAGGTTCTGTTAGTGATCTTTTAGCGAGACCCAAGCCATGGCATATGTTGACGCAAAAAGGCAGGGAACCCTTTATTAGAATGAAAATGTTCTTAGAAGACGAGAACGCCGTCCACAAATTGGTAGCCAGCCAATATAAAATTGCCCCGGAGAAATTGATGAGGACAGGAGGATACGGAGGAG cTTGTTCGTCGATAGGAAAGTCTATGCCACCAACAAACAAAATGCTATCGGAAGCGGCAGGTCTCCTTAATAAAATGCAAGAATCTCAAAACATTTTACCTCCGTCTCTTCAGCTTGGACCTCCGCAAGGAATCAATCCGCAACCTCCTCCACCTCCGATGTTATTAACGCCGCCCGGTTTGCCACCACATCATGCGatcaatattcaaaatcaaGATCTCATTAAAAAAACCAATCACAGTCCGCACGGCGTTCCACATTCTCCCATGGGTCAGCAACACACACCTCTCAGAAATATGCACCAACATATTTCGCCTAGCGTTTATGAAATGGCAGCTCTTACGCAAGACCTCGATACTCAAATCATTACTACGAAAATCAAAGAAGCATTACTCGCTAATAATATTGGACAAAAG ATATTCGGCGAAGCTGTTCTTGGTTTATCACAAGGCTCCGTTAGTGAACTTCTATCGAAACCGAAGCCTTGGCATATGCTTAGTATAAAAGGCCGAGAACCCTTCATAAGAATGCAACTTTGGCTGAACGACGCTCACAACGTTGATCGACTGCAAGCTTTAAAAAATGAGAGGAGAGAAGCGAACAAAAGGAGGAGATCATCTGGAGCTGGTGCTCACGATAATAGTAGTGATACTTCTTCGAACGATACCTCAGAATTTTACCATTCGAATTCCCCCGGTCCTGGACCACCGTCCGCTAAAAAACAACGAGTTCTATTTAGCGAAGAACAAAAAGAAGCACTGAGGCTAGCCTTTCATTTAGATCCATATCCGAACGTTAATACAATTGAATTTCTAGCGACCGAACTGGTTTTGTCATCTAGAACTATCACGAATTGGTTTCACAATCACAGAATGCGTTTAAAACAGCAAGTACCGCATGGATTCCCTTCCGATTTACCTCCAAGAGATCAAACGGGCAACCAACAAACCTTCGATCCAGTACAATTCAAAGTACTATTAAACCAAAGATTAATTGAACTTTCGAAGGAAAGAATGGGCTTAAGCGGTGTTCCGTTACCTTATCCCCCTTATTTAGCAACGAACGCCAATTTAGCCGCTTTAATAAGTCGAGGACTGTTGCCTACCGGCGATATGGACTTGGCGGCTTTAAATAACGCAGTTAAAGAACAAATGAGCGGTTTAGATTTATCTATGACGGCATTGAAAAGGGAACCCGGTGATTTCGATGACGATGACGACGTCGAAAGTAACGCATCAGAAGATTCAAATATATCGGGCGGAAGTTTGCGCGGAGTAGTAAAGTCGGAACCCAAAGAAATACCCTCGAGCCAGAGCAGGTCGTCGAGACGAAAACCTGCTGCACCTCAATGGGTAAATCCGAATTGggaggaagaaaaagaaaaaccgaatacgGGAGACGAAGTCATCATTAACGGCGTCTGTGTGATGCAGACCGGCGATGACTACGCCAGGAGGAATGCGGAGGAAACCGTACGAGTGGAACCTCAAGCGGTATTGGACAGGTACGAAGACGAACAAAGCGAAACGTCTTCAATCAGCAACGATAacgaacaaaatgaaaaaatggaagACAAAGAAATCGATCGGGAAGAACAGACTGCGAGGAGTGACGTTAAGATAGACGACAGTGAAATTAAAAACCTTAATCAAGAAAACGAAGAAGAACGGTGGGAGTACTAA